AGCAGCAACATGCCCAGCACCAGCATCACCAGCCCCGGCAGGGCGAACATCTGGAAGCGCTCGTCGTACCGCACGGTGACGCGGCTCTCCAACTCGCTCTTCTGCATCTGCTCGATGCGCTCCAGCACCTGGGCCATGGCCACACCGCGCTGCTGGTAATAGAAGGCGCCGCCGGTGGCCTCGGCGATGGAGGTGAGGCCCGCGCGGTCCAGGCGGGTGATCACCGTCTCGCCACTGCTGTCCTTCTTGTAGTCCACGAACTCGCCGCGGCGGTTGTAGACGGGGATGGGCTCGCCCTGCTCGGAGCCCACGCCCACGGTGAGCACCTGGACGTTGGCGCTCTTGAGCGCCGCCACGGCCTCGTCCACCTGGCCCACCAGGTCCTCGCCGTCGGAGAGCAGCACCACCACGCGCTCCTTGGCGCCGCGGTCCGCGTTCTCCAGCACCTGCTTGGCGAGCACCAGCGCGTCGCCGATGTTGCTGCCGCCCTGGGGCATCTGTTCCGGATCCACCGCGCGCAGGAAGAGCTTCACCGCCGAGTAGTCCGAGGTGAGCGGCGACTGGATGAAGGCATCACCGGCGAAGGCGACCAGGCCCACCCGGTCCCCCTTCAGCTCGTCCAGCAGCGTGGTGAGCTCCAGCTTGGCGCGCTCCAGGCGGCTGGGCTGCACGTCCCGCGCGAGCATGGACTTGGAGGCATCCAGCACCACCACCACGTCGATGCCACGGCGCTTCGTCAGCTCGCTCTTGGTGCCGCACTGGGGCTGGGCCAGCGCCAGCCCGAAGAGCAGCAGCCCCAGGCCATAGAAGCCGCCCTGCACCGCCGGCCGCCAACGCGAGGTGCCCGGGGCCAGCTTGTCCACGAGCCGCTCGTTGAGCAGCGCGCTCACACGGGAGCGCCGGCGCAGCGCCAGGGAGAGGGCCAGGGCCCCCACCAGCCCACCCACCACGCACAGCGCGAGGTAGCCGGGCTTGGCCAGGCCCATCTGGTAGCCGAGGAAGAGGAAGCGCAGGGGCTCCATCAACTTCCCGAAGAAGTCCGTCAGGAAGGCCGGCGTCACGGGAACACCCTCAGGAAGGTGGCGCGCAGGAGCAGCTCCAGCGCGGCCAGCCCGAAGGCCAGCAGCAGGTACGGGTGGTAGTCCTCGCGGTAGTTGGCCGTGGCCCCACCCTCCATCAGCTTGGAGCGCTCCAGCGAGTCCAGCACCTTCTGGAGGCCCAGCTTGAGGCTCTCCGGATCCGTGGCGCGGTAGTACTCGCCGCCCGTCTGGTCGGCGATGTCCTGGAGCAGCTCGGGGTTGATGGGGATCTCCGTCTCGCGCCAGACGGTGTTGCCGAACAGGTCCGTGCCCTGGGGAAAGGGCACCTTGCCGCCCTTGCCCACGAGGATGGTGTAGATGGGGATGTTCAACGACTTCGCCATGTTGGCCGAGTCCAGCGGGGAGATCTTCCCGGAGTTGTTGTCGCCGTCGGTGATGAGCACCACCACGCGGCTCTTGGCCTCCGAGTCACGCAGGCGGTTGAGCGCGGTGGCGAGCGCGTCGCCGATGGCGGTGCCGTCCTCGAGCACGCGGGTGCGCAGCTGCCGCAGCACCTCCTTGAGCACGCCGTAGTCGAGCGTCAGCGGGGCCTGCGTGTAGGCCGCGCCGGCGAACACCACCAGGCCGATGCGGTCGTTGACGCGGTTGGTGATGAACTCGGCGAGCACCTCCTTGGCCACGTGGAGGCGGTTCTGCGGGCGGAAGTCGCCGGCCTCCATGGAGGTGGACAGGTCGAGCGCGACGACGATGTCGATGCCCTCGACGCTCGAGTCCCTCACCCGCGCATCGCGGGACTGGGGCCGGGCGATCGCGACGACGGCGGCGGCCACGGCGAAGACGCGCAGGAAGGGCAGCAGCGGCAGCAGGTACGTGCGCAGGCCGCGGCCATGGCTGGCGAGCACGTGCGCCGCGGAGAAGCGCAGCACGGCACGGGAGCGCCGCTCGCGCCAGGCCCACCCGAGGAGGACCGGGATGAGCAGCAATCCCCACAGCAACTCGGGGTTATGAAACGCGGGGACCGGAGGCATGGGACACGGGAGCGGCCTCGGGGAGAGGCGGCACGAGAGGGGGCCAGGTCTTGTCCAGCAGCTCGTAGCCGAAGGCGAGCGCCTCGCGGCACGACTCCGGCGAAGACTCGGCGCGGGCGTACTTGACCAGATCGGACTCGGAGACGAAGCGCATCAGTCCGTCCTCGGGGAACTTGAGGGGCTGCTTGCGCCGCAGCTCCACCATCAGCTCCGAGCTGGTGCACTCCAGGGCGTCGAAGCCGTAGCGCTCGCCCAGGTAGCCACGGATGATCTCCGACAGCCGGAAGTAGAAGTCCTTCACCCTGCCCTGCGCGGGCAGGTTCTCGGCCTTGAGACCCTCCAGCGCCTGGCGGGTGCGCACATCCAGCGGCAGCAGTGGCTTGACCTCGGCCAGGGGGCGGTTGCGGTACTTCTGGAAGAAGCGCCACGCCACCAGGCCCGCCGCGATGGCGGCCAGCAGCCCCAACAGCACCCACACGAGCGTGTAGGAGCGGATGGCCACCTCGGTGGGGGGCTGGATGTCCTTGAGGTCCGCGCCCTCCGACTGGGCGTCCTCGGGCAGCGTGCCGGCCACCTCGAGGGTGCGGCCCGGCGCCACGTAGCGCTTGGGACCCTCCGGCGTGGACACGTCGAAGGGCAGTTCGGGCAGCGTGAGCATGCCCAGGTTGAAGGCGGACAGCTTCAACCGGAAGGTGGTGACGGCGGGCTCCTTCCCCGTCTCCGGGGGCGTGCGCGCCTCGGACAGCAGCTCGAAGTCACCCAGGTCCGGCGGCAGCTTCAGCTCGTATTGATGATCCGCCGGGTGGGTGATGACCAGCTCGTAGACGAAGGGCTCGCCGAGCAGCACCTGCTCCGGCTGCACGCGGGCCTGGAACCCCTCGGGCTCCACGAGCGGCGGCTTCGCGTTGGCCGCGGCGGGCGCCGGAGCGGGCGCCTGGGCCAGGGCCGGCGAGACGAGGAGGACAGCACAAAGAGCCAGCCACCTCATGCCGCCATCCTCCGGGAGCGGGCGCGGAAGAAGCGCACCAGGGCCATGCCGTGATCATCGCCGGTGCTCAGCTCCACGTGGTCCAGCTCCAGCTTCTTGAAGAGTCTGCGCCGCTCCTCGCGCCGCGCCTGCATGGCCCGGGCGAAGCGGCCGCGGACGAGCGGATCACTCGTGTCCACCACGAAGCGCTCGCCCGTCTCCGGATCCTCCATCTCCACGAGGCCCAGCCGGGGGAACTCCTGCTCCAGCGGATCCTCGATGACCACGGGGACGAGGTCGTGCTTGCGGCCCACCAGGCGCAGCGGCGGCTCGTAGCCATCGGCGATGAAGTCCGAGATGAGGAACGTCACCGTCTTGCGGCGCGCCAGACGGCTCAAGTAGGTGAGGCCAGCGGCGAGATCCGTCCCCTTGCCCTTGGGCTGGAAGGTGAGGATGTCGCTCACCAGGCGCATCACGTGCGTGCGGCCCTTGCGCGGCGGCACCACCTTCTCCACCCGGTCCGAGAAGAGGATGAGCCCCACCCGGTCGTTGTTGGCGATGGCGCTGAAGGCGATCTGAGCGGCCACCTCGGCGGCCACCTCGGACTTGGAGCGCTCGCGCGAGCCGAACTCCTTGGAGGCGGACACGTCCACCAGGAGCATCACCGTGAGCTCGCGCTCCTCGGTGAAGACCTTGACGTAGGCCTCGTTCATGCGGGCGGTGACGTTCCAGTCGATGATGCGGATTTCATCACCGGGCTGGTACTGCCGCACCTCGGAGAAGGCCATGCCCCGGCCCTTGAAGACCGAGTGGTACTGGCCCGCGAGCATGTCCGACACCACCTTGCGGGTGCGGATCTCCAGCTTGCGGATGCGGCGGATGAGGTCCTTGGCGAGCACGGCGCGCCCCCTGGGCTGTCCCGGGTGGGGTTACGGGACTTCGACGCGATCGAACACGCGCTGGATGAGCTTCTCGGTGGTGAGCTCCTCGGCCTCGGCCTCGTAGGTGAGGGCGATGCGGTGGCGGAGCACATCGAAGGCCACGGCCTTGACGTCCTCGGGCGTGACGAAGCCGCGGTGGCGCAGGAAGGCGTGGGCGCGCGAGGCCTGGGTCAGCGCGATGGTGGCGCGCGGGCTGGCGCCGAACTGGATGTAGTCGGCCTGATCCTTGAGGCCGTAGCGGCCCGGCTCGCGCGTGGCGAAGACCACGTTGAGGATGTAGTCCTTCACCTTCTCGTCCATGTAGATCTGCGTGACGAGCTCGCGGGCGCGCACGAGGTGCTGCAGATCGATGACCTTCTGGGCGGACGGGGGCTTGCCGCCGGCCATGCGGTCCATGATGACCCGCTCCTCCTCGCGCGTGGGGTAGCCCACCTTCACCTTGAGCATGAAGCGGTCCACCTGGGCCTCGGGCAGGGGGTAGGTGCCCTCCTGCTCGATGGGGTTCTGGGTGGCCAGCACGAGGAAGGGCGCGGGCAGCGGGAAGGACGTGTCACCGATGGTGACCTGGCGCTCCTGCATGGCCTCGAGCAGGGCGGACTGCACCTTGGCGGGGGCGCGGTTGATTTCGTCGGCCAGCAGGACGTTGGCGAAGACGGGGCCCTTGCGGACCGTGAAGTTGGCCGCCTGCTGGTTGTAGATCATCGTGCCCACCACGTCCGCGGGCAGCAGATCCGGGGTGAACTGGATGCGCTGGAAGGACGCGCTGATGCTGTCGGCGATGGTGCGCACCGTGAGCGTCTTGGCCAGGCCCGGCACGCCCTCGAGGAGGACGTGGCCGTTGCACAAGAGGCCGATGAGGATGCGCTCCAGCATGTAGCGCTGGCCGACGATGACCTTGCCGACCTCCTGGTTGAGGAGCTCGACGAAGCTGCTCTCCTGCTGGACGCGCTCGGTGAGCGCCCGGATGTCCGTGTTCATATGTGCCGTCTCGACTGTCCCTAGGAGGAGGCGGGCAGCCTAGGAGGTGTAGGTACGCCGCTCAACAACCCATCACGCCCGACATTCCAGTAATTTCAGGGGTCCATGTCCCAGGAACCCTCCAGGAACGACCCTCGGGAGTACCCCAAACCACATCGGGACGGAGAACGCCAACCTTCTGGAGGCGCCCTCCCCCGCCCCCCGGGGCCGGTGGAGAGGGAGTTACTGGGAGAGTTGGCTCCGGGGATGACCTCCCGGGTGTGCCCGCTGCGAGGGGGTGGAGGGCTGCGGCTGCTGGAGGGGGGAGCGGGCCCGGCGGTGGTGCTGCTCCATGGCCGGGGGAACGCGGCGAGCATGTGGTTCCCGCTCCTCGGTGAGCTGGCCCGGGAGCACCGGGTGCTGGCGGTGGATCTGCCGGGGTTCGGGTGCTCCTCGGCGCCGGGAGGGGCGGTGAGGACGGCGGAGGACGGGCTGCGCTTCTTCGTCGAACCGGTGGAGGAGGTGCTGTCCACGCTGGCGCCGGGACCGATGACGCTGGTGGGGCACTCGCTGGGAGGGCTGGTGGCCCTGGAGCTGGCGCTGCGAGGCCGGGTGCCGGTGGAGCGGCTGGTGCTGGTGGACGCGATGGGGCTGGGCCCGGAGATGGCGCGGGATGCGCGGCTGTTCTTCCGCGTGGGCCCGGAGCGGGTGGCGCGGGTGCTGGGACCGAAGCGCTTCGGCCGCATCGCGCCGCTGCCGGACACGCCGCTGAACCGGAGGCTGGCGGCGCTGGGGTACGAGCTGATGACGGTGCCCGGTGGGAGACCCGAGGCCACGCGGGCCTTCAACACGCTGGTGCCCTTCACGGGCGGCGTGTTCCACCGGTACGAGCGGCTGGGCGAGGTGAAGCAACCCACCCTGCTCTACTGGGGCGAGCACGACACGGTGCTGCCCGTGTCGCTCGCCGAGGCCGCGGTGAAGGTCATGCCCGGCGCGCGGCTCGTGCGAGTACCGGCGGGGCACAGCCCGCACCTGGAAACACCGGCTGGTGTTTTCATAGAACTAAAACCCCTCTCCTGTCAGCATCGCTAAAAAGGGTTCGAAAACCCATCATTCCCTGAAAGTTCCCATGACGATTTTCGAAGACTACCGCGCCAACATTCGCAACATCCATGAGTCTATTGTAGCAAAGCTACGCGACTGCGAATCCCATCCTGCGGTTGCAGCTGAACACTTCACCACCATCAATCTGATTCGAGACAGAGCTCGAACTCAGGCTCGTGATGCGATTGAGCGCAGCCAAGGCTACGAAGAGAGTGTATTCCAAAGAAAAAAACGGATAACCGACGAACCAAAGATCATCCAAGCGAACATCGCGGATCTTGAGAAGAAGATTTCTGAGGCGAAAGCCCTCATCATTGATAGCAATTTAACCTACCAGAGTCACACTGCAACCGAGACCTCTAGCAACGAAGACAAGGAGATGCTTGCAGTGCAACTCTCGGGTATCCAGACCCGCCTTAACGCTCAACGCGATAGACTTCAAGCATTTGAAGACTCCAAGCAGAATTTACTCAAGCGCCTCTCAGAAACCGAATCAGAAATCCCACAAAAGATACAAGACATCGAGGAAGAGTCCAATAGGGAAATCACTAGAGATAGGCACTTCAGGGAGCCCGAGTATTCGCTTCGAGACTTTCAGGCCCAAGTTGATTCGCTCTGGAAGGAGCTTGAGGTAACAAAGCGCCTGCGCGACGCTCTCAAGGCAGATTTCGAATCGAAATCACATGCATTCCTAGAGGCGGAGAAGTTCCATCGCGTAGAAGCAAGGGCGATGCTGTATGTAATGGGCGGCATCGTCGCGCTCTGCGTAGTTATTGCAATCTACTTCCTAATCGTTGCAGATTATAGAATCCGCAACTCGGTCAGCCACGACACACAGGCAACGCAAGCGAACGGCACAGCGACAAGTGCACCAATTCTCAATGCTGCGAGTGCCCCCCCAACTGCCCAGCCGCCGGTACCAACAAAGACCCCCTTGGACACCAATATACACACACTCGAAGAAATTGCGCTCCTATTTGGCGGACGTATTGCACTCCTCGCTCTCGTTGCATGGGCACTCCGATATGTCGGAAACCTTCACCGAGCCCACTCCGAGCAATCGGTAATCTACCAAGACCGGCGGGCGGCACTTGGCATCATACAAAGCATGATCAACTCGGCGACAGAGAGCGACCAGCGACGAGAAATGCTCAAACTATTAGCTGAAAGGTATCTCGATTTTGAGCAGAGCGCGTTCCGAACACGCCCACACTCACCGGCCAACAAAGGCGACATACTTGACCGTGAGATCAAACACGTCAAGGACGCGGTGGACGCAGTCAAACCGCTATTCGACTCGGTAGGGAAGATTGCGGAGAAAGCAGTCGAACGAGTGAAATAGGCGAGTTGTTAACTATATTTACTCTAATATCCGCTGCCCCTGGCGATTGCCGCGTCGACAGGGCCGATCTTTCGAGGATGAGGTGACCTCCAAAGTTCAGAGGTCAACATGACTTGAAAGCTCCTCCTCCGGCGAGGTGCGTAATAGTGTCCGCGCCGGACAACAAGTATGGGAGCCTTCCTCATGCAAGTCACGACTTGGTTCATCGCGAAGGAAGACGAGGCGGAGGCAATCGAGTCGATCGTCACGACCGAGGAGCACGCCCCGGAGGACTGGACGTACCTCGAGCTCCCGCTCATCGAGATGGAGCTGATGGCGCTCTCCGCCACGCTCCGGGGAACGGAAGACATCACGGACGAGCGCACCCTGGAGGATCCACTCATCTTCCGGGAGGAGGACGGGCTGATCATCGCGCGCGTGGTGGAGGCCTTCATCCAGATGCTGGCCCGTGTGAAGGACGAGAGCATTCCCGGCCTCGTCAACGCCTGGGTGGAACGGAACGACCGGGAGCACCACTCACCGGAGGAGTTGCGCGAATTCCTCTTGGAGATGGTGAAGTTCGCCCGGCAGGCGGTGTCACGCCGCAGCCCGGTGCTGTCGCTCGCGACGTTCTGATGCCGGTTTGGAGTCAGGAGTCCGTGCCAGTAACGTCCATGGGAACCCTGTACTCCCCAGCCGGAGGCGCCCATGAGCCGCGGATCCAAGACTCCCGAGCAGGACCGTTCCGAGGGCACCACCCGTCCCCGTGGCTATGAGCAGGTGGACAAGCTGTCCGTCCCCCTCCCCCACGGCACCGAGGTGACGACGCGCGTGGAGCGCGTGGCCGGTGACCGGCAGATCCCCCAGGGCGTGGTGGGCCGCGTGGTGCGCGCCCGTGGCGGCGGCTTCGACGTGCAGATCGTCGGCGTCGGCGAGCTCTGGTACGCCCGCGACGAGCTGGTGCCTCGCAAGCCGGGCCAGCTCCAGTTCGCGCTCCGGCGCGCCGCCACCTGGGACGCCCTGCGCCCCTGCGTGGTGCTGGAGACCGTGGTGGGCTCGCAGGCCTGGGGCCTCGCCAACGAGGCCTCCGACGTCGACATGCGCGGCGTCTTCGGCCTGCCCCTGCCCTGGCACTTCGGCCTCGCCGACAAGGCGAGAGATCTCGTCAGCGCCGATGGCAGCCATACCTTCTGGGAGCTCTCCAAGACGGTGGAGCAGGCCCTGCGCGCCGATCCCAACACCCTGGAGACGCTCTTCGTCCCCAGCGCCCGCGCCTCGGACGAGCTGGGGGAGTGGTTGCTCGCCGAGCGCGAGGCCTTCGTGTCCAAGGCCATCTTCGGCAGCTTCGGCCGGTACGCCATGAGCCAGCTCGACAAGCTCACCCGCAGCCAGCGGCTCGCCGAGCACCGGGACCTGGTGCTCGAGTGGCTGTGCGAGGAGCCCGCTCCCAGCCTGGACGAGGTGGCCCGGCGGCTCGCGGCCATCTCCCCGCGCTCCGCGCCCTCGCCCGAGGACGCGCTGCTCGCGGCCAAGACGTACCTCAAGCAGCTCTACCGCTCGCTGTGGGACCAGGGCCTCATCGAGGCCAACGACTTCGCCGCCCTCACCCGCTATGCGCGCGGAGGCGGCCAGCGGCCTCCCAGCGCTCGCGAGCTGCGGCCGAAGAACGCCTACAACCTGCTGCGCCTGGTGGTGCTCGCCACCGGGTGGCTGCGGGAGGGGGTGCCCACCTTCGAAGTCACCGGCACCTACAAGGCACGCATGTTGGACATCAAGGCCGGACGTATCCCGCTGGAGGAGGTGCTGCGGGACGCCGAGGCCCTCGCACCGGAGCTGGAAGAGGCCCACCGCACCAGCAAGCTGCCGCAGCTCC
The sequence above is drawn from the Archangium gephyra genome and encodes:
- a CDS encoding VWA domain-containing protein, with product MEPLRFLFLGYQMGLAKPGYLALCVVGGLVGALALSLALRRRSRVSALLNERLVDKLAPGTSRWRPAVQGGFYGLGLLLFGLALAQPQCGTKSELTKRRGIDVVVVLDASKSMLARDVQPSRLERAKLELTTLLDELKGDRVGLVAFAGDAFIQSPLTSDYSAVKLFLRAVDPEQMPQGGSNIGDALVLAKQVLENADRGAKERVVVLLSDGEDLVGQVDEAVAALKSANVQVLTVGVGSEQGEPIPVYNRRGEFVDYKKDSSGETVITRLDRAGLTSIAEATGGAFYYQQRGVAMAQVLERIEQMQKSELESRVTVRYDERFQMFALPGLVMLVLGMLLLPSARRRPS
- a CDS encoding vWA domain-containing protein, which encodes MPPVPAFHNPELLWGLLLIPVLLGWAWRERRSRAVLRFSAAHVLASHGRGLRTYLLPLLPFLRVFAVAAAVVAIARPQSRDARVRDSSVEGIDIVVALDLSTSMEAGDFRPQNRLHVAKEVLAEFITNRVNDRIGLVVFAGAAYTQAPLTLDYGVLKEVLRQLRTRVLEDGTAIGDALATALNRLRDSEAKSRVVVLITDGDNNSGKISPLDSANMAKSLNIPIYTILVGKGGKVPFPQGTDLFGNTVWRETEIPINPELLQDIADQTGGEYYRATDPESLKLGLQKVLDSLERSKLMEGGATANYREDYHPYLLLAFGLAALELLLRATFLRVFP
- a CDS encoding DUF58 domain-containing protein, whose protein sequence is MLAKDLIRRIRKLEIRTRKVVSDMLAGQYHSVFKGRGMAFSEVRQYQPGDEIRIIDWNVTARMNEAYVKVFTEERELTVMLLVDVSASKEFGSRERSKSEVAAEVAAQIAFSAIANNDRVGLILFSDRVEKVVPPRKGRTHVMRLVSDILTFQPKGKGTDLAAGLTYLSRLARRKTVTFLISDFIADGYEPPLRLVGRKHDLVPVVIEDPLEQEFPRLGLVEMEDPETGERFVVDTSDPLVRGRFARAMQARREERRRLFKKLELDHVELSTGDDHGMALVRFFRARSRRMAA
- a CDS encoding AAA family ATPase, yielding MNTDIRALTERVQQESSFVELLNQEVGKVIVGQRYMLERILIGLLCNGHVLLEGVPGLAKTLTVRTIADSISASFQRIQFTPDLLPADVVGTMIYNQQAANFTVRKGPVFANVLLADEINRAPAKVQSALLEAMQERQVTIGDTSFPLPAPFLVLATQNPIEQEGTYPLPEAQVDRFMLKVKVGYPTREEERVIMDRMAGGKPPSAQKVIDLQHLVRARELVTQIYMDEKVKDYILNVVFATREPGRYGLKDQADYIQFGASPRATIALTQASRAHAFLRHRGFVTPEDVKAVAFDVLRHRIALTYEAEAEELTTEKLIQRVFDRVEVP
- a CDS encoding alpha/beta fold hydrolase; its protein translation is MTSRVCPLRGGGGLRLLEGGAGPAVVLLHGRGNAASMWFPLLGELAREHRVLAVDLPGFGCSSAPGGAVRTAEDGLRFFVEPVEEVLSTLAPGPMTLVGHSLGGLVALELALRGRVPVERLVLVDAMGLGPEMARDARLFFRVGPERVARVLGPKRFGRIAPLPDTPLNRRLAALGYELMTVPGGRPEATRAFNTLVPFTGGVFHRYERLGEVKQPTLLYWGEHDTVLPVSLAEAAVKVMPGARLVRVPAGHSPHLETPAGVFIELKPLSCQHR
- a CDS encoding DNA polymerase beta superfamily protein, producing the protein MSRGSKTPEQDRSEGTTRPRGYEQVDKLSVPLPHGTEVTTRVERVAGDRQIPQGVVGRVVRARGGGFDVQIVGVGELWYARDELVPRKPGQLQFALRRAATWDALRPCVVLETVVGSQAWGLANEASDVDMRGVFGLPLPWHFGLADKARDLVSADGSHTFWELSKTVEQALRADPNTLETLFVPSARASDELGEWLLAEREAFVSKAIFGSFGRYAMSQLDKLTRSQRLAEHRDLVLEWLCEEPAPSLDEVARRLAAISPRSAPSPEDALLAAKTYLKQLYRSLWDQGLIEANDFAALTRYARGGGQRPPSARELRPKNAYNLLRLVVLATGWLREGVPTFEVTGTYKARMLDIKAGRIPLEEVLRDAEALAPELEEAHRTSKLPQLPDYGRADRLLRRVGEELARRWVQQVPGPLGRDAPAPPAVEWKEEES